The region TCCATGGTGGCAATGGGTGGTATTTGCTGAGGCTGGTCAAGTGAGTGATGAATTTAGCTTTAATGAGTTGCATCAAGATATGCAATGGACCTTAGGTGCCGGAGTACGTTTTGAGATAGAAAGTGTCGTGGTGCGAACTGAATTTGCCTATAGTGGTGATGAAAGTCAATTTTGGGTTATGGTGAATCAACCATTTTAATCCCATTAGATTAAATACCAAATTGTGCCGATAAAAAATGGCGTTTAAGCGATAGTGTGGTGGTTTATACTGTGTTTTTTAGATAGTTAACCTGAGCTCGGGTTAAGCAGCGCCGCTTAATATCGCTATTTTGGCCCCTATCTTTGTTGTGCTTTCTAGTCATAGCCAGCTATTACGTACGAAATCTCGCCTTGATATCGACAAAAATTTCGGTATTAAGCAAGTGGCTGGGTGAATAAACAACAATTAGCTGGGGTTTAACTTGTTGATTTTAAATGAAAAGTTAAAAGTGTGTGACACTCGTTATCCCAAGTTCAGGTTAGTTAATCTTCAAAACACATTTCAATGAATGCTTTGCCAAAGTGACTGTCGAAGGGCATGATTATTTTTTGTCCTTTGACTTTATGACGGATAGTATGAGTTTGACCTGATACTACAGTTGGGGTGGCCATTTCAAACTCATAACCTTCATCAGCCAATATATTCTTAGCTCCACCTGCCACCATATTGGTGATTTCTCCCACGAGATCTATTATTTCTTCGTTGATCATGCCTGGATTCTCACCTAACATGTTTTGCATAATTTCTAAAATAAGTTTTTGTTCGAACGATATGGAAAGTGAGCCTTTGGTTTGTGGTCCGATCAAACTGATAAGGCCAGAGACATCGCCTTTTGCGTCATTATCTTTTTTTATGCTCAATTTTCCTGATGATAACTCCATACTCGCCATGGTGGAGATAACGTGAATTAAGGAATCTAAAAAAGGATTAATAAAATTAACATTCATATGTTCATTATCCCTAGACTCAAACCGTAGAGCTAGTTACGACAATATTGAGACCACTTTTACCTATATTAGGCCATTTTTTATTATAATTCCGCTTTACCTCTATATTTCGTCATTAAAAAGTATGATCCCGTGCTATAGCTTTAGTAAGCTAATGGTGTGAACTTTAGCTAAACATGAACATAGATCAGGGCTCATGATGCGAACTATCATTAGCCCTGAATACACTCTATTAATCAGATTTAGTGTTGTTGACTGCGAAATGTTCAGCTGCGGTGTTAACATAGTACAGTTGTGACCAACGACCATTCATTAAGTAATGAAAGGTGATGTGGATCGGTGAACCATCAGTGGGTAGACTCGTTATAGTGTGTGAAGTATCATTGATTTGGCTCGAATTACGGTAATAATCTTGTGCTCCACGTGATGAACCGGCATAAAACCAAAATCCAGTAGCGTCACCGGGATCCCACGTAAATTGTTGCGATGAGCCTGTTAACGTATCGCCATCAAGTGGACTTGTTAGGCCCAGATCTCCTTTGTTGGTATCATCAGCTGCAGTATAAGTGAAGTATAATTGAAACCACTGTCCCTCCACAAGATAATGAAAAGTAACATAGATAAGTGAGCCATCTGTGGGTAAATCTGTCACAGTATGCGACGTACCATTAATTTGGTTTGAATTACGGTAATAATCTCTCGCCCCTTGTGATGAACCAGCATAAAACCAGAAGCCTTGTGCATTACCCGCATCCCAAGTAAATAATTGTGATGTGCCAGTGAGGGTTGCACCATTGGCTAGATTGGTGATGTTAGGTTCATCATTTCCGTCACCGATATCGCTAATGTATCCTTCAATGGCATAATGACCCAGTGAAGAATAGTTTGAAAATCCCCAATTCGGGCTGCCTTCAGCACCTCCTAATACTTCTAAAGTATAATCTCCAGCGGGTAAGTTTTGACTAAAAGAGGCTGAGCGATTCACGTTGTTATTCGACTGCGCTAGTGTATACCCGAAGCTGTCTTTTATATAGGCTTGAGTATCCAACATACCACCGCCCATATGCTCAGTCCTATCGATAGTGAAATTAACATATGAGCTTGCTGAGTTGATACTGAAGGTGAAGCTATCAGTATCGGTATTGCGTTCTATTTGTCCAGTATTATTACTGGCACTTACCTTGCCGTCGGAGTCGATGATTAAGGCCTTAGAAGTCACAATGTCATCGGATTTGAATGGAATAAAGCCATTGATAATATTGAAGTCATCTTCACGATTAGAGGCACCTGAATATTCGCCTTTACTCCATTGATGCAGGGCATGCTGCCAACTTGTGGCCATCCAAATATTGCCCATAATAGGTACCCATTGAAAATCAGCAATCCCATTATAATACTCCCCGCCTGGAGATCCGCCGTCATGACCTAAATGCAGTAAGTGACCAATTTCATGTGCCGCAATGCGACCTTGACCATAGGCATCTCTTTCTCGATATAAAGTACAGAAGGTTGATGTCCCAAATGCATAATGACAGCTCGAACGCCCCATTTCACGATACATAGTTGTACCACCGCGCCTGCTCACAGCAGCATTATTATAAACATCCCTATTGGTAGTCACATTCACATCAAGCATTGAAAAACTCGCTGCGACAATTTGCCAAGTGGTCCAGATAAACGCTTTAGAGACATCATAAGGAACGCCATCACTCATGATCCTACGTGTATCCAATAAAATCACATAGCGAGAGCCCGGCTTACTTTCTAATTTACCAACATGTGTACCAGGATAATTGCCTAGGTGCGCTTTTGACACGGCCGGAAAAGTAAACTGCGATAAAGCCGTTGGTAGGAGTGGATCATGGTATTGTAAATCACAACGCGGATGAACATCGGTAATAGCAATCTCATTGACAAATAAATGGCCATTAATGGTGGTGTATTGATAAGCAAGATCTTGCTTTCTTAAGATGATCCAGCCATAGATTTTATCGTTATTTCCTTGCAAAATGAACTCAGAATCAGCGACCCCTAGGACTTGACCATTCATCGATACAGAACCATCGATATCAACGGAGAAATCATCCGTCACGACCTTGATTTCTTCCCCGAGATGATTGGTCAAAGAAAATATGTTTGGCAGGTGACTGACGTTATCACTATCAAACGCTAATTGCTCTTTCACTGCATCATGGATACCGGATCCGGCTAAAAAAGAGGCTGGGCTGCCAAGCGCTAAACCGATTGAGGATACATGTGCTGTCGTTTGACTTTCAGATGCGGCAATCAGTGAGCTAAAAAGTAAGCATATTAGTAGGAATAACTTGCTCTTAGAGTGAAATGTATTTACAAAAACAGTAATTAAATACGCTAAATATTTCATATTTACATCCTTGTAATTTATGTATGTATAACAATGTTAGTGTTTATCACTGGTTATTTCAAATCTGGCGATATTATCAACTTATTTTACGTGTACGTTTTTTTGCTGACACGGCTGTAAAACTGCGCTTGTCATTAAGGCTAAATACCTTGTCTAATATTGTGTAAATAAAATATATTTCCTCGTGATTATTAGAGGTAAAAAATTAAATGGGTCGACGTTCTAAGTCGGAACTTATTATTTTACAAATGAATAATGAATATAAAGGTCTTAAGCTCTTCAACTCTAAGCTTGGTCTATACTCTATACGTGTGATTGAATTGCACGCCTAGGTTGGTGTTGTCATGAATCATCTTTCATACGATTTTCGCGATGTAAAATCTTATTCTTAACTTGATCCAGATGACTCATTACATGTGATGTATCTTGTTAAGGAACGCTAATATTCACGGGATAAAGTATGAGTAAAGAGAAAAATGGTCGTAAAGAAGGTAAGAAAAAGCCACTGAAAACAGCTAAAGAAAAGCGAATTGCAAAACATGTAAAAAAGACTCAGCAGGCTTGTTAGAGAATGTAAAGTAAAATCAATTCTTTAATAAACAATAGCTTGGTTTGTTTTTATCTTGCATGGCCTCTTTTAGGGTTAACTTAGTGTTAGCCCTATTTATTTGTGGCTCGTCCGCTCAGCAGCAGAGTGGCTTTACGAGAAAAACAACGCGCTAAGATCTGCGCCGATCGCACTTGATTTCAGTGTTTTTCGGTTGTAGTCGTGGTAAAAAGCTGAGTTGGTAGATTGCAATACTTTCGTTATGGGGAGTTTGTATTCAGTAAAATTCATTATTTAGTTCTTATCATTTTCCGAGTTGAATCCATTAGATAGGTCAATTGATTCCATATTATTAGAGGATTAAACTCTATTTTTGTTCACATTAGATACTCGAAATACATTATGTATTGTTAATACATAATGTATTTATCGCTGTTGAGTTTGTTTGTACATTATGTATAATCGATGTTGCTTGTATTTAGAGATGTATTGAAAGTTGTTACGGTCTTAATTGATGGTATAGGCATTAAATAAAGATAACGATGCCAATGAAGGCTGTGTATGTATACATTTTTTTGGTCAATTTGAATTAGCCTATTTGTTATCAATATGAAGCAATATTGGTGTGTCGAAGTTATTTACTTTGTTATTCATTATTTTTAGAGAAAATCTATTTGTAAATAGAATAGATATTGTTTTATGCAAGGTTACTATTTATGTCTTAACAGATTTCTCTATTGAATTTTTATCTTAAGATTGATTGGTTGGTTGTTATGTAAATGTTGGTTTTATATGCATCTAGAGGCGGCGCTTATGCACTGCATGAGTTAAATGTATTTATGTTGATTATTAAGTGTGTAAAGTTTTTTTTGTGGTTATTCATTAAAAAATGTGTATCGTAATGGTATTCCTATGTTAAATATCTTAGCTCTTATTTACTTGATTTTGATTCAATTTTACAAGGAAGGAATTTAAAAATGTTTAACCTTATCACTATTTCTATTGTTATGAGTTTGTTTGCTCTGGCCATTTATTTTCTTTATTTAACTTTAAAAAAGGCAGATTTAACTTGTTCAGTAGATGCATCAAGTGTTAATACTGGTTTAAGTTGTGAACATCATTATTTAGAGTTGATTAAGATAGCGATGGATAGAGCCGCCGCAGAAGAGAATAAAGGGAACATAGCCGAGTATATGAGAGAGATAAAGGTGTGTGATGAACGTTTGATTGCTATTTCTAAAAAAATAAGTTCTGCCGATAAATCTCATTTAAGGATTGCAAGTTAATCATATAAAGCTAGCGAAATGCTAGCTTGCTGTTTGCTTTATAAAGTCTTGTATTTCAATAACAGCAGTGATTTTATCTGTTGATTGATGATCTGCTTCAGCCAAAATGTGAGCCGCCTTAAGTATATTACCCGCTCCCATTTTTTCAAAAACGTTAAAAAATACAGTAATATCATCTGGGCTTATGTCAATCGCTCTAGCTAATAATTTTAACGCATCCGTTAAGTGCTGTTGCTCAGCAATGTAAAGGCTTGTTGTCACAGTTTCAAGTTCTATAGGTGAGATATTATCCCCAAACAGCTGAGACATGCTGATATTCAGGAATTCTGATAACTTGATCAGTCCGTTTAAAGAAGGTTCTCTTCTCCCGTTAAAGTAATGACCTATTGCTCCTTTGGTGGTGACACCAAAAACCTCTAAA is a window of Shewanella sp. VB17 DNA encoding:
- a CDS encoding chemotaxis protein CheX, with translation MNVNFINPFLDSLIHVISTMASMELSSGKLSIKKDNDAKGDVSGLISLIGPQTKGSLSISFEQKLILEIMQNMLGENPGMINEEIIDLVGEITNMVAGGAKNILADEGYEFEMATPTVVSGQTHTIRHKVKGQKIIMPFDSHFGKAFIEMCFED
- a CDS encoding helix-turn-helix domain-containing protein, whose product is MNVLELVLAMSKPKWATNAEVLMRRNGIQQGDLLEVFGVTTKGAIGHYFNGRREPSLNGLIKLSEFLNISMSQLFGDNISPIELETVTTSLYIAEQQHLTDALKLLARAIDISPDDITVFFNVFEKMGAGNILKAAHILAEADHQSTDKITAVIEIQDFIKQTAS